The Candidatus Hydrogenedentota bacterium genomic interval GCCACAGTCAGCGACTCGGTCGCCGTGGTCCATTCATCGATGACTTTGTTGTAACGCTCGCCCTCAGTGATGAGCCCGTTCTGATACATCTCGTCAATACGCGCCACCGCATCCTTGGCTTGCTTGATCAGGTCCGCCTTGGTCTGCGGCACGATCAGGTCCCTCACCCCGATCGACAAACCGGCAAGAGTCGCATACTTGAACCCGGTACGCTTGAGGGCATCAAGCAGCTCGACCGTCTTGTTGTGCCCCAGTTTCAGATAGGCCGCGGCAATCACATCGCCAACGGTGCCCTGCGTCTGTTCCCGGTTCACATCATGCAGGCTGATCTCTTCCGGAAGCGATTCCTTGAAAATGACCCGCCCAACCGTCGTGTCGACGACCGCCCCCTCATGCCAAACCTTGATCTGAGCGTGCAGATCGACCTCGCCAAGCTCATACGCCACCAGCACCGATTCCAAATCCGGATAGACCTTTCCCGGATTGAGGATCGCGCCATCCGGCCCGCTCCACTCCGGCTGCCACTCGCCCTTCGCCCCCTTGCGCGCTCTGGTGATATACGCAATACCCAGCACGATATCCTGACTCGGGGTCGTGATGGGACGGCCCGTCGACGGCGAGAAGATGTTCGTCGAGGAAAGCATCAACAGCCGGGCCTCGAGTTGCGCCACCGGCATCAGCGGAACGTGCACCGCCATCTGGTCGCCGTCGAAATCCGCGTTAAATGCCGCGCACACCAACGGGTGAATCCGGATAGCCTTGCCTTCGATCAACACTGGCTCGAACGCCTGAATGCCCAAGCGGTGCAACGTCGGTGCGCGGTTCAGCAATACGGGATGATCCTTGATCACCTCGTCCAGGATATCCCACACCTCGGCCCGCCCCATGGCAATCGTCCGCTTGGCAGCTTTGATGGTCGAGGCAATCCCCCTGTCCTTCAACTCGCGAATAATAAACGGCTCGAACAGCTCAAGGGCCATCTTTTTCGGCAGGCCGCACTGATTGAGCTTCAACTCGGGCCCTACAACGATCACCGAACGGCCCGAATAGTCCACGCGCTTCCCGAGCAGGTTCTGGCGGAACCGCCCCTGCTTGCCCTTCAGCATGTCGCTGAGCGACTTCAGCGGGCGGTTGCCCGCCCCCAGTACCGTCCGCCCATGACGCCCGTTGTCAAACAACGCGTCCACCGCTTCCTGGAGCATGCGCTTCTCGTTGCGCAGAATAACCTCGGGAGCCCGAAGCTCGATCAGCCGCTTCAGCCGGTTGTTGCGGTTGATGACGCGGCGGTACAGATCGTTCAAATCACTCGTGGCGTAGCGGCCGCCCTCGAGCGGCACCAGCGGGCGCAGATCCGGCGGGATGACCGGAATAACGTCCAGCACCATCCACGCGGGGTTGTTGCCCGATTTCCGCAACGCCTCAACCACCTTCAGCCGCTTGATGGCCTTCGCCCTCCCCTGCATCGAGGTCGTCGTAGCCACCTGGTTATGCAATTCGGCGCTGAGCGTATCGACGTCGATCTCCTCCAAGAGCAGCTTGATCGCCTCCGCGCCCATCTTGGCCACAAAACGGTCGCCCCACTCTTCCCGGGCGTCCTGATACTCGTCTTCCGTGAGGGTCTTCATCTTCTCGAGACTGGTGTCCCCCGGATCTATCACCACATAATTCTCGAAATAAATGACCCTCTCGAGGACCCGGATCGAAAGATCCAGCAAGTTGCCGATCGAGCTCGGCGTCGTCTTGAAAAACCAGATATGGGTAACCGGCACCGCAAGCTTGATGCATCCCATCCGCTCGCGCCGCACTTTCGACTCCGTGATTTCCACGCCGCACCGATCGCACGTGATGCCCCGGTGTTTCACCTTCTTGTATTTGCCGCAGCCGCACTCCCAGTCCTTCACAGGGCCGAAAATGCGCTCGCAGAAAAGACCGTCCTTCTCCGGCTTGAACGTCCGGTAGTTGATGGTCTCCGGCTTCTTCACTTCTCCCCGGGACCATTTCAGGATCTCCTCGGGAGAAGCAAGGCGAATCTGCAGCGCATCAAACCGTTCACTCGTCGTAGGAACATACTTCGACAAGGTTTAGCCCTCCACCTCTTCTTCGTCTTCGTCCACATCCGTGCCATCTTCAACGCGGGCCAGTTTTATCACGTCTAAACACAGCGACTGCATTTCACGCACCAGCACATTGAACGATTCCGGCGTGCCGGGCTCGACATCCCTGTCGCCCTTGACCACCGCCTCGTATGCCTTGGTGCGGCCCTGAATGTCGTCCGACTTGATCGTCAAAAGCTCCTGGAGGGTATATGCCGCGCCGTACGCCTGCAGTGCCCACACCTCCATCTCGCCAAACCGCTGGCCGCCAAACTGCGCCTTACCGCCCAGCGGCTGCTGCGTCACAAGCGAGTACGGCCCTATGGCACGGGCATGAATCTTATCGTCTACCAGATGATTCAGCTTCATCATGTACAGGTACCCGACCGTCACCTGCTGATCAAAAGGCTTACCGGTCCGGCCATCGCGCATCGTGATCTTGCCGTTGTCCGGCAAACCGGCCTTTTCCGTAAACTCGCCGATGACGCTCTCCGAAGCCCCGTTGAACACGGGCGTCGCCACCTTCATCCCCAGGCACTTCGCCGCCCAGCCCAGCGTCGTCTCGAGCAGCTGGCCCACGTTCATGCGCGAAGGCACGCCCAGCGGATTCAGTACAATCTGAACCGGCGTCCCGTCCGGAAGAAACGGCATGTCTTCCACCGGAAGAATCTTCGCAATGACGCCTTTGTTCCCGTGACGCCCCGCCATCTTGTCGCCTACCGAGAGCCGCCGTTTCGTCGCCACGAACACCTTCACCAGCTTGATGACCCCCGGCGGCAGTTCATCGCCTTTTCGCAGCATCTCAATCTGGCTGTCGCGAAACGCGATCAATTTCGCCTCTTCCATCGCGGCCATGTTGACCAGCCGCGTCACTTTCTGCTGGAGCTTCTTGTCTTCCACCCGCAACCGGGCCAATACGCCGTAATCCGTCTTCTCGAGATGCGAGACCTTGACCTTCTTGCTCTTCTCGAGCGCCAGCTCGTCGGTCTTGTGGTCCACCACGTCCTCGAGAATGCGAAGCCCGATCATGTCGTCTTTCAGGAGTTTCACGAATGTCGCCCGCACCTCGTTGATCCGCTCCTGGTACTCGCGCTTCACCTTCGCCACCTGGGCCGAGATCGCGCCGCGAGAACCGCTGTCGGTCTTCTCGCGCCGGCTGCATACCCGCACATCCACCACGACGCCTTCGGCGCCCGGAGGCACCGTCAACGATGCGTCGCGCACATCCTCGGCCTTCTCGCCGAAGATGGCCCGCAAAAGCTTCTCCTCCGGGGCCAGCTCCGTCTCGCCCTTCGGCGTGACCTTCCCCACCAGGATGTCGCCGTGCTTTACCTTCGCGCCCAGACGCACTATCCCCGACTCGTCGAGGTTCTTCAGCGCATCCTCACTGACGTTCGGAATGTCCCGTGTGATTTCCTCGGGACCCAGCTTCGTGTCACGCGCCTCCAGCTCGAATACCTGAATGTGAATCGAGGTGAACGCATCCTCCTTCACCAAATCGTCGCTGATCAGGATGGCGTCCTCGAAGTTGTACCCTTCCCAAGGCAGGAACGCGACCAGCGCATTCCGCCCCAGCGCCAGCTCTCCGCCATCCGTCGCCGGACCGTCCGCGATGATCTCGCCCGCCTCAACCTTGTCGCCTCTGTTCACGATCGGTTTCTGGTTGATGCAGGTGTTCTGATTGGACCGCGTGAATTTCTTCAAGCGGTACACATCCTCCTCCGAAC includes:
- the rpoC gene encoding DNA-directed RNA polymerase subunit beta'; translated protein: MSKYVPTTSERFDALQIRLASPEEILKWSRGEVKKPETINYRTFKPEKDGLFCERIFGPVKDWECGCGKYKKVKHRGITCDRCGVEITESKVRRERMGCIKLAVPVTHIWFFKTTPSSIGNLLDLSIRVLERVIYFENYVVIDPGDTSLEKMKTLTEDEYQDAREEWGDRFVAKMGAEAIKLLLEEIDVDTLSAELHNQVATTTSMQGRAKAIKRLKVVEALRKSGNNPAWMVLDVIPVIPPDLRPLVPLEGGRYATSDLNDLYRRVINRNNRLKRLIELRAPEVILRNEKRMLQEAVDALFDNGRHGRTVLGAGNRPLKSLSDMLKGKQGRFRQNLLGKRVDYSGRSVIVVGPELKLNQCGLPKKMALELFEPFIIRELKDRGIASTIKAAKRTIAMGRAEVWDILDEVIKDHPVLLNRAPTLHRLGIQAFEPVLIEGKAIRIHPLVCAAFNADFDGDQMAVHVPLMPVAQLEARLLMLSSTNIFSPSTGRPITTPSQDIVLGIAYITRARKGAKGEWQPEWSGPDGAILNPGKVYPDLESVLVAYELGEVDLHAQIKVWHEGAVVDTTVGRVIFKESLPEEISLHDVNREQTQGTVGDVIAAAYLKLGHNKTVELLDALKRTGFKYATLAGLSIGVRDLIVPQTKADLIKQAKDAVARIDEMYQNGLITEGERYNKVIDEWTTATESLTVAMLKELETNEQGFSGINLMLKSGARGNKQQIRQLAAMRGLMAKPSGDIIESPITSNFREGLTVLEYFISSHGARKGLADTALKTADAGYLTRRLVDVAQDVVIEEDDCGTLNGVWVEPLMDGAEVVQPLEERIVGRYPLDDITVPGESEPIVRAEEEVDENKARLIVEKGLPGVRIRSVLTCDSKRGVCAKCYGRNLATGDLVEMGEAVGIIAAQSIGEPGTQLTMRTFHIGGAASRQVESSEVRLADSGVIEFRNVRLATNRDGKRVVVNRGGEVALMDEEGKEIQRYAVPPGGLLHVEDGAAVKKGKLLYEWDPYNESIVAEAAGTVHFEGMVEGVTMRKDINPDTGLEERVVTDHKQDLHPQITILGKENEVLAYATIPAQTHVLVADGAKVMAGDLLAKTQRQFSKTTDITGGLPRVAELFEARQPKDPAVISHIDGIVELGGATKGMRKVRIIPPVGKEREYTIPPNKRLNVQANDRVYAGQRLTDGPVIPQDILEVQGEEALRKYLLDEIQQVYRLQGVRTNDKHIEVIIRQMLRKVRIKESPGDTPFLAHEEVDRIRFQEVNQQIVAKGGIPAEAEPILQGITKAALSTESFFAAASFQQTTRVLTDAALSGKRDYLRGLKENVIIGHLIPAGTGSRHYENAQAVLTEDAGEDFAEELEVGPATEEPDIDEAEDALA